The Corynebacterium auriscanis genome includes the window AAGGAGACCGAGGAGGATATCCGCGAGGCGCTGAAGGTTGATCCAGCAGACTGGGACCGCGACCTAGCTGACAACGAAGAATGGTTGAAGTTCCTGGGCCCGAAGGTTCCGCAGGAAGTGTGGGACGAATTCAATGGCCTGAAGGAGCGTATCGCTGCGGCCCAGAAGTAGCACGAAGCGGGGGTTTGACCTAGCGGGGTGGCCCGCTGCTCGGAACCGCTCCCCGCGTCGGACTGTCCCGACGCGGGGCTCCCAGCGAAGTTCTCATTCATCTTTTGCGTGAGGGCTTCCGTGGAATGATTTTCGCCCTAGGCGGGCATTGCGGTGGTTTCGGTCTGGTTCGGTACCGCCGAACGATCCGAGTGTGATGGGGGCGCACCGAGTGTGCCGACGATGGATTCGCTTTGCCGGACGGCGTCGGCCGGAAACAGTCCTTCTCAAAGGGACATATCTATGGATCACTTGCTGGTCTAGCAGCTATCAAGGGTGCAATCTTCGATAAATGGCTTGAGACAGGTGCCGAACAAGGACAAATGCTCAGCTACCCAATCGAGGATGAGACATCAATTCCAGATGGAATTGGAAAATTCAGCAAGTTTGTCTGGGGTTTTATCTACTGGTCTCCAGCAACCGGAGCCCGCCCTATCTATGGTCCAGTTCTGTTTGAGTGGGCAAATAGCGGTTTCGAAAAAGGAAAATACGGGTATCCAACCGCAGACATCAAAGCGACTAAAGACGGAGGGGATTTGCAGTATTTTCAGCGAGGGCTTATCCGTTCTCCTAGGACATACCTTAAGATAAGGTATAACATTTACTCTTAAGTCAGAAGCTACGCCATTGTTTGGAGTAGCTCTTCTACCCTGCACAATGCCTACACGAATGACCCCCGAGGCGGAAGGGATTGGGGAGGATGTCGAAAGTACCTACTCCGATAGTCACACTATTTCCTGAAGAAGGGATGGATTGGGGACTATGGTCAGGAAGGGATGACATACAGCGCGAGCGTGAAGACGATTTCCTTCAACCATCTGACCTACAACTCAGCATTGGCCTGATCGGAAGCTTAAAGTGCTGGAACCGCACTTGGATCGAAAACTATGGCTATGGTGTTGGAACGTCGTTTGTTCCTTGGTGGAGAGAGGGCTTTGACATCAACGGCTGGCTACAAGAAGGGCTGTGGATTGCAAGTCAGTTAGAAGCAGAGGCTGATGTCACTGTCGATAGAAGATTCGCGCACTACCTGCACCGCCCCATCCCCCTAGTCCCGACAAATAGGACATTCTCATGAAACATACCTACGTAATCATCTACCCCGACAATGCAAGACCCTCGGCAATTTGGGGAGTAGATGAAGCGGAAGAGAAGGCATTCTGTTCGGCAGCCCACAAAGCTTTAAGAAGCTCACCCCATACTTTCGATGGATGGATCAGCGAATGGCGGGAAAATTTTCAAAGCAACGGCAGAGTTGGTGTCGCTCAGCGGTGGAACAGCGGTTTTGATCCCCTCCAATGGATTGCTGACGGGGAAAGGCTTTTCTCTCTTATTGAAGCCAACACGAACTACCGCATAGTGCGAGCTTTTAAGGCCTACGCCCGTAATCCCAAAACAGTTGGATAAGAATAAAGCTACGAAACCTCTCGCTTCCGGCGCTGTTTTGCTATCACCCCTGTCCGCTAGGTTACATGGGTTACATGGGTTACATGGTGGAACGAATCACGGTTCCACCAGAGTCTGTGCTAACGTACGCCGGCTGACGTTGAAGCCGAGTGTTGGGAACACCACCACAGTCGAGAAATACTGGAAATCTAGGCAAATGCCTGAGAACAAAACCCGGGACAGTTCACCTGGAGAAGTACGGGTTACTTCTTGCCGCCCGTGACGGAGTACTCCCACGCACCCAGACCTGCGGTTGCACCTGCGCCCTGAGCTACCACGATCTGCTTGAACGGGATCGCGGTGCAGTCACCGGCTGCGTACACACCGGGGATGCTGGTGGCGTTGTGGTCGTCCACGACAATTTCGCCCGGACCGGAGGTCTCAATACCCGAGCCCTCCAGCCACTTCGTGTTCGGCAGCAGGCCGATCTGAACAAACACTCCGGCCAGGTCCAGAGTCTTCTCCTCGTCCGTAGCACGGTCGGTGTACTTCAGGCCGGTCACGCTCTTGTCGTCACCCACGATCTCCGTGGTGGCGGCATTGGTGATGACATCGACGTTGGACATGGATTCGATCTTGTCCATGAGCACATCGTCGGCCCGGCACTGCTCGCCGAACTCCAAGACGGTGACGTGCTTAACGATGCCGGCCAAGTCGATGGCGGCCTCAATGCCCGAGTTGCCGCCACCCACGACAGCAATGTCCTTGCCCTTGAACAGCGGACCGTCGCAGTGAGGGCAGAAGGTAACGCCCTTGTTGCGGTACTCAGATTCACCAGGAACGTTCAGCAGGCGCCAGTTTGCGCCCGTGGCAATAACGACCTGGCGGGCCTTCAGGGTGGCGTCGTCCCCAAAGTGCACAGAGTGCAGCCCACCGGCTTCGGCAGCAGGTGTAAAGCCCGTGGCCTCCTGGGCCTTGATCACGTCGATGTTGTACTCGTTGACGTGCTCCTCAAGGGCGGCGGCGAACTTCGGGCCCTCCGTGTACTTGACGGAAATGAAGTTCTCGATGGACATGGTGTCCAGCACCTGGCCACCAAAGCGGTCGCCAACCAAGCCAACGTTCATGCCCTTACGCGCAACGTAAATGGCGGCGGACACTCCGGCTGGACCCTGGCCGACAACAAGGACATCGAACTCGCCCTTCTCGTTCAGCTTCTTCGCATCACGGGCGGCTGCACCGGAATCTAGCTTACGGACGAAGTCAGCGATATCCGTGCGCCCGGAAACGAACTCCTCACCATTGAGGAACACGGTAGGCACAGCCTGAACGCCCTTGTCGTTGACCTCATCCTGGAACAGGGATCCTTCTACGGCGGTGTGCTTGATCCGTGGGTTGATTACAGACATCGCGTTCAGTGCCTGCACAACCGTCGGGCAGTTCTGGCAGGACAGGGACATGTAGGTGACGAACTCATAGTCACCGTCCAGGCCCTTCACTGCGTCGATGAGCTCTTGGTCTTCCTTAATGGGGTTGCCACCGACCTGCAGCAGGGCCAGCACGAGGGAGCTGAACTCGTGGCCCATGGGGATACCGGAGAAGGTCACGCCGGTATCAGTGCCCTTGCGGGAGATCGTGAAGGAAGGCTTGCGCTCGTGTGCATCGGCATCTTCCCGGGCGCTGACCTTGTCGGACAGCGCAGCAATGTCGTCGAGCAGTTGCTTAAGATCCGCGGAGGCATCGCGGTCGTCGAGGGAGTAGATCAGTTCTACTTCTTCGGTAATGCGTGGCATCAACTGTGCCAGCTGTTTGGTGAGGTTCTCGTCGAGAAGCTTCTTAGCCATGGGGGCTCTCCTTTGGGGATTACAGTTAGTCGGGGAGGGGGGTAATGGGAATTAGTTTTTAGTCAAAGTGCTGCATGCGGTGGTGCGATCGGCTGCATGCGGTGGTGGCGCAGGCGCGATCGCCGGCACGTGGTGTGGCGATCGCCGGCAAGTGGTGTGAAAACCATAGAAGGGGGCGAGCGAGCAGCCGCCCACTCGCCCCTTTCGTGCTAAGAGGTTGCTCCCGCATGCGCGACATCGAAGCCAGCACGCCTAGATTGAATGTCCAGGCCAGGGGAGCGAGAGGTAGAACTATTTAGATCTTGCCAACCAGATCGATGCCTGGGGTCAAGGTGTCCTCGCCCTCTTCCCACTTCGCAGGGCAAACCTCGCCTGGGTGAGCGGCAACGTACTGAGCGGCCTTAACCTTGCGCAGCAGCTCTGCAGCGGAACGGCCGATACCCTCGGCGGTCTGCTCGATGTACTGGATCTTGCCCTCGGGGTCGACCAGGAAGGTAGCACGGTCAGCCTGACCAGCGCCTGGGCGCATGTTGTCGAAGTTGTTGGTCAGCTCACCGGTGGAGTCGCCCAGCATGTAGTACTGAACCTTGCCAACCTGCTCGGACTCTGCGTGCCAAGCCTTGTGTACGAAGTGGCTGTCGGTGGATACAGAGTAAACCTCCACGCCCAGCTGCTTGAGCTCCTCGTAGTGCTCAGCCAAGTCGCCCAGCTCCGTTGGGCAAACGAAGGTGAAGTCGCCTGGGTAGAAGAAGAAGATGGACCACTTGCCCAGGACGTCGTCCTTGGATACTTCGGTGAATTCACCGTTGTAGAACGCAGGGTTCTTGAAATCTAGAATCTCGGTGTTGATGAGGGACATACTGAGTCTCCTTAGGGGCTTGGGGTCGATTGTCTTGAGAGCCAGTGAATTATCACTGCCTCACAAAGCCTACTTGCTTTTGTGGCGGCGGCTCGGTGCGCTGTTGCACCTTTTGGGACGACGCCACGCTCGGCCGTAGCCACGATCGTATCGCGGTTCATCACTCATTATAGCCACATCCTTGCGGAAGTCAAAGATTCATAAGTTTGAATTAATGAAGGGTTATCGATCGTTATTGCGAGGCATTATCAATGCAGGGAAGTGGGTGTGGACGTGCTTTAAAAGTCCGGGGAGGGGCCTGAAGGGTGGGGTGATGGAAGGGGGTGGTGAGGTCCTTGTTCGCTTTATTGTTTTCTGCGCCCTGAGGATGTGGGGGGTGTGGTGAAGGGGCGAAGGTGGCGAGCGTCCCGCTAATCGGTGGATGCTTTAGTGGTTTCTGCACGGTGGGGATGTGAGGGTGTGATGAAGGGGCGAAGGTGGCGAGCGTCCCGCTAATCGGTGCGCGCTTTATAGCTTTCCGAACCCGGGGGATGTGGGATGTGGGATGTGGTGAAGGAATGAAGGTGGCGAGCGTCCAGGTAATCGGTGCGCACTTTATTGCTTTCCGTACCCGGGGGATGTGGGGGGTGTGGTGATTTGTTGCGCTTGAGGGGGAAACTGCGAAAGATATTGAAATTTTCTGCGCCGCAGACGATTGTCTCAGGAAGAAGATATTACGAATAATTTATCCGAATTGGTTTTGTTGCGTTGCAGGAGTAGTTTTTCACACGACAACTTCAGCTGGCGCATCTAGAGGATCGCTGGCCCGAACAAAGGCACCACTCTCATGTCCTCACCAACTAACTCGGGGCTGTTCCGCACGAAAACCGTGGAGCAATCTATTTCCGAAACTCAGGAAGAAGGGTTTCGTCTGAAGCGCGAGCTGCGAACCCTGGACCTTATTGTTTTCGGAGTGTCCGTCGTGATCGGCGCGGGCATTTTCACGATGACAGCGCAAGTAGCCGGCGATATGGCCGGGCCATCGGTGGCTATCGCCTTCGTCCTGGCTGCGGTTACTTGTGGGCTGGCTGCGTTTTGCTACGCAGAATTTGCATCGACGGTTCCCGTAGCGGGTTCGGCGTATACATTCAGTTTCGCCACTTTTGGTGAGCTGATCGCATGGATTATCGGCTGGGACTTGGTTCTGGAGTTTTTTGTTGCTGCTGCGGTAGTGGCGAAGGCATGGTCGTCCTATGCGGGTGGCCTGATGGGATCTGAAGACTTCACCCTGTTGAAGGTCGGGGGTCTGACTATTGATTGGGGTGCGGCACTGTTGGTGCTGGTGCTTGGTGCATTGCTGGCACGCGGTACAAAGCTGTCTTCGCGTGTGAGTGCTGTCATTACCGCAATCAAACTAGGGGTTGTCCTGTTTGTCATCGTGGTGGGCGCATTTCATATCAAGGCGGAAAACTACAGGCCGTTCATCCCGCCGGCACAGCAGAATGTGTCCGGTTCTGGTGAAGGGTTGAAGCAAACGCTGTTTAGCTGGACTACGGGGGCGGATGGTTCCGCTTATGGGCTGTTCGGTGTCTTTGCGGCGGCTTCCCTGGTGTTCTTTGCCTTCGTTGGTTTTGATGTGGTGGCTTCCGCTGCGGAAGAGACGCGCAATCCACAAAAGGCAATGCCTCGGGGCATCCTCATCACTTTGGTTATCGTGACAGTTTTGTACGTTGCAGTGGCGCTCGTGCTGACAGGCATGGTGAAGTACACCGAGCTCTCCACGCCAGAAGATGGGCATTCCCGTACGTTGGCAACCGCTTTTGCTGCCAACGGTATTGAATGGGCTGGGACGATCATCAATGTAGGTGCTATTGCCGGCTTGACCACTGTGGTGATGGTGATGATGCTGGGGCAGACCCGTGTGGCGTTTGCGATGTCCCGTGATGGGTTGCTGCCACGGAGTTTGGCGAAGACCTCCAAGCATGGAACGCCATCGCGTATCACGTGGATCACCACTATTGCGATCGCGCTACTCGCAGCAGTGGCACCCGCTGGTGACCTAGGGGAGATGGTGAATATCGGCACGCTGTTCGCGTTCCTGCTAGTAGCTCTCGGAATTCCTGTGTTGCGTAAGCGCTACCCAGGTGCGGCAAGCTTCAAGACTCCCATGGTTCCCTTTGTCCCGATTCTCTCTGCGATCTTCAC containing:
- a CDS encoding LGFP repeat-containing protein; this encodes MPDGVGRKQSFSKGHIYGSLAGLAAIKGAIFDKWLETGAEQGQMLSYPIEDETSIPDGIGKFSKFVWGFIYWSPATGARPIYGPVLFEWANSGFEKGKYGYPTADIKATKDGGDLQYFQRGLIRSPRTYLKIRYNIYS
- the ahpF gene encoding alkyl hydroperoxide reductase subunit F produces the protein MAKKLLDENLTKQLAQLMPRITEEVELIYSLDDRDASADLKQLLDDIAALSDKVSAREDADAHERKPSFTISRKGTDTGVTFSGIPMGHEFSSLVLALLQVGGNPIKEDQELIDAVKGLDGDYEFVTYMSLSCQNCPTVVQALNAMSVINPRIKHTAVEGSLFQDEVNDKGVQAVPTVFLNGEEFVSGRTDIADFVRKLDSGAAARDAKKLNEKGEFDVLVVGQGPAGVSAAIYVARKGMNVGLVGDRFGGQVLDTMSIENFISVKYTEGPKFAAALEEHVNEYNIDVIKAQEATGFTPAAEAGGLHSVHFGDDATLKARQVVIATGANWRLLNVPGESEYRNKGVTFCPHCDGPLFKGKDIAVVGGGNSGIEAAIDLAGIVKHVTVLEFGEQCRADDVLMDKIESMSNVDVITNAATTEIVGDDKSVTGLKYTDRATDEEKTLDLAGVFVQIGLLPNTKWLEGSGIETSGPGEIVVDDHNATSIPGVYAAGDCTAIPFKQIVVAQGAGATAGLGAWEYSVTGGKK
- the ahpC gene encoding alkyl hydroperoxide reductase subunit C, encoding MSLINTEILDFKNPAFYNGEFTEVSKDDVLGKWSIFFFYPGDFTFVCPTELGDLAEHYEELKQLGVEVYSVSTDSHFVHKAWHAESEQVGKVQYYMLGDSTGELTNNFDNMRPGAGQADRATFLVDPEGKIQYIEQTAEGIGRSAAELLRKVKAAQYVAAHPGEVCPAKWEEGEDTLTPGIDLVGKI
- a CDS encoding APC family permease; the encoded protein is MSSPTNSGLFRTKTVEQSISETQEEGFRLKRELRTLDLIVFGVSVVIGAGIFTMTAQVAGDMAGPSVAIAFVLAAVTCGLAAFCYAEFASTVPVAGSAYTFSFATFGELIAWIIGWDLVLEFFVAAAVVAKAWSSYAGGLMGSEDFTLLKVGGLTIDWGAALLVLVLGALLARGTKLSSRVSAVITAIKLGVVLFVIVVGAFHIKAENYRPFIPPAQQNVSGSGEGLKQTLFSWTTGADGSAYGLFGVFAAASLVFFAFVGFDVVASAAEETRNPQKAMPRGILITLVIVTVLYVAVALVLTGMVKYTELSTPEDGHSRTLATAFAANGIEWAGTIINVGAIAGLTTVVMVMMLGQTRVAFAMSRDGLLPRSLAKTSKHGTPSRITWITTIAIALLAAVAPAGDLGEMVNIGTLFAFLLVALGIPVLRKRYPGAASFKTPMVPFVPILSAIFTLWLMANLSIETWIRFLVWMALGSAVYFLYSRKHSVLAQAEGVE